One window from the genome of Pseudalkalibacillus hwajinpoensis encodes:
- the nuoK gene encoding NADH-quinone oxidoreductase subunit NuoK has translation MSSIPLSAFLLTALILFCIGLYGALTKRNAVIVLISIELMLNAVNLNLVAFAKYGVGASIRGQVFSLFTITVAAAEAAVGLAILMALYRNRATVNVDEMNTLKK, from the coding sequence ATGAGCTCAATCCCGCTTTCGGCTTTTCTATTAACGGCGTTGATTCTTTTTTGTATCGGTCTCTACGGGGCGTTAACGAAGCGGAACGCCGTCATCGTCCTCATCTCGATCGAGTTAATGCTGAATGCAGTGAACTTAAATCTTGTAGCTTTTGCAAAATATGGCGTAGGTGCTTCGATTCGGGGTCAGGTATTTTCTCTTTTTACCATTACAGTCGCTGCAGCGGAAGCCGCTGTCGGCCTTGCCATTCTTATGGCGCTTTATCGGAACAGGGCTACCGTCAATGTAGATGAAATGAATACACTCAAAAAGTAG
- a CDS encoding NADH-quinone oxidoreductase subunit J: protein MTGELLVFLFLFLVTITGGLLMINLTKVIHMMMALVLTFLGIAGLYVMLSAEFVAVVQVLIYSGAITIIMLFGIMLTKHSEEESKTSWAKKGLVLTGITVFFLIVFKGIRTVSLGPQAESLHENNTEQIGMMLFTDYVIPFELVSVLLLVALVGAIIIAKKDDPDDKEGEQS, encoded by the coding sequence CGGAGAGCTGCTCGTCTTTCTTTTCCTATTTCTTGTGACGATTACTGGCGGCTTGCTGATGATTAATCTAACGAAAGTGATTCATATGATGATGGCGTTAGTGCTAACTTTTCTCGGCATTGCTGGACTTTACGTGATGCTTTCAGCAGAATTCGTGGCTGTTGTGCAAGTTCTGATTTATTCTGGCGCTATTACGATCATCATGTTATTTGGCATCATGCTCACGAAGCATTCTGAAGAAGAATCGAAAACAAGCTGGGCAAAGAAAGGGCTCGTTTTAACTGGGATCACCGTATTCTTTCTGATCGTCTTTAAAGGCATTCGTACTGTTTCTCTCGGGCCACAAGCAGAGAGCTTGCACGAAAATAATACGGAGCAAATAGGTATGATGTTGTTCACAGATTACGTTATTCCATTTGAACTTGTATCTGTGCTCCTACTCGTCGCTCTTGTCGGAGCGATCATTATTGCAAAGAAAGATGATCCCGATGATAAAGAAGGTGAGCAGTCATGA